Part of the Terriglobales bacterium genome, GCCGACCACCTGGGGCGGCGGCGCTCGTTCCTGGTTTACCTGCTGCTGGCGGCGGCGCTGGTGCCGCTGTACGCACTGGCCTCCAGACCGTGGATGCTGCTGCTGCTGGGCACGCCGGTGGCGTTCTTCGGGACCGGCTTCTTCTCCGGCTCCGGCATCATCGGCAGCGAGATCTTCCCTACCCGGCTGCGGGCGCGCGCCCTGGGCTTCACCTACAACGGAGCGCGGACGCTGAGCGCGGTCGCTCCCTGGATCATCGGCTGGGTGGGACAACGCAAGGGCCTGAGCTGGGCCTTTTACCTCTGCGCCTTCTCCTTCTTCCTGGCCGCGCTGGTGGCCACCTTGCTGCCCGAGACCAAGGGCAAGCACCTGGACTAGTTCCCGGTCCCCAGTTCCCGGTTCTCAGAGAGAACGCAACCCACTACCAGATGCGGCAAGGGTCCTTGCGAACCATGGGCGAGCCGGCCGGGCAGTGGAAGGCCTTCGCGAACTCGGGCATGTTGGAGACCACACCATTCACCCGCCAGCGCCCGGGGGAGTGCGGGTCGGTGCGCGCCAGCGAGCGCGCCCGCGCCTGGGTGACGTTGGCGCAGCGGATCTGTCCCCAGGCCAGGAAGAAGCGCTGCCGGGGAGTGAAACCGTCGATCCCGGGCAGGTCCTTGCCCGCCAGGTCGGCGGTGAGCGCCAGGTAGGCGAGATGCAGGCCACCGTTGTCGGCGATGTTCTCGCCCAGGGTGAGCTGCCCGTCCACCTTGAGGTCGTCCACCGCGGTGAATTGCGAGTACTCCTGGACGAAGCAGGCGGCGCGCTGCTGGTACTGGGCGGCGTCCTCCGGGGTCCACCAGTCGCGCAGGTTGCCCTGGCCGTCCCACTTCCGTCCCTGGTCGTCGAAGCCGTGAGTAAGTTCGTGGCCGATGACGCCGCCCGCGATGCCGAAGTTCACCGCGTCGTCCATGCGCGGGTCGAAGAAGGGCGGCTGGAGGATGCCGGCGGTGAAGACGATCTCGTTCAATGGGCTGTCGTGGTAGCCCTCGACGCTCTGCGGCAGCTCGTAGAACTCGCCGCGGTCCACCGGCTTGCCGAGCTTGGCGACCTGGCGGCGGAACTCGAAGCTGAGGGAGCGGAAGGCGTTGCCCAGGGCGTCGCCGCGCATGATGCGCAGAGCGGAGTAGTCGCGCCAGGTCTCCGGATGCCCGATCTTGACGCCGATGGCATCCAGCTTAGCCAGGGCCTGCCGGCGGGTGGCGTCAGCCATCCAGGGGAGCGTCTGGATGTCCTCGCGCAGGGCCTGCTTAAGCAGCCCCACCAGGCGCAGGACGCGCTGCCGACTGCTTTCGGGAAAATAAGCCTCGACGTACAGTTTGCCCTCGGCCTCGCCCAGGTCGCGGTCCACCAGGTCCTGGCAGCGCTCCGCCCGCGAAGGCATCTGCGTGAGCCCGCGCAGGACCCGGTCGTCGAACCCGAAGCCCTCCGCCACGAAGGCGGCGGGCATCGACGGCGTGGCTACGTGCACGAGGTGCCAGCGCAGATAGTCCTTCCAGTCTTCCAGGGGCGTGGAAACCAGCAGGCTGTTGAAGGCCTCAAGGAAACCGGGGACATTGACGTTGATGACCGGCACGTGCGCCAGGCCGATGCCGGCGAAGTACTGCTTCCAGGAAAAGTCGGGCGTGACGGCGGCGAGCTGCGCCGGGGTGAGCATGTGGTACTGCTTCTCCCGGTCGCGGCGCTGGAGGCGCGTCCAGGAGGCCTGCGCCAGCGCGGTCTCCAGGCGGAGCACCGCCTGGGCAGCGGCGCCGGCACCGGCAGGCGCGTACCCGAGCAGGACAAACTCTTTCTTCAAGTGCTCCAAGTACTTCCCGCGAAGCGCGGACGCTTCCGGGCCGGCATCGGTGTAGCGCTCCGGGTCGCGCATCCCCAGGCCGCCCTGGTCCACGATGGCGATGACCTTGGTGGAATCCTTCATGTCCTGGTCGGGATAGAAATCGAAGGGCACGTTGACACCCAGGGCGTTGAGATGGGCGATCTCGGCCACAAGCTGGGCGCGGCTGGTGACGGCGGCGATGCGCGCCAGCTCGGGCTGGAGGGGTTCCAGCCCTTTGGCCTCGATGCCGGCTTCGTCCATGCAGGAAGCGTAGTAGTCTCCAATCTTCTGCTGCTCGGGCGAGCGGCC contains:
- a CDS encoding M13 family metallopeptidase gives rise to the protein MRRLLALGALLAALAIAGAAQSSSAPDLKFDIDALDRSADPCADFYQYACGNWLAHNPVPADRSLWSRYNQMVNLNQQRLTAILQQAAQPRAGRSPEQQKIGDYYASCMDEAGIEAKGLEPLQPELARIAAVTSRAQLVAEIAHLNALGVNVPFDFYPDQDMKDSTKVIAIVDQGGLGMRDPERYTDAGPEASALRGKYLEHLKKEFVLLGYAPAGAGAAAQAVLRLETALAQASWTRLQRRDREKQYHMLTPAQLAAVTPDFSWKQYFAGIGLAHVPVINVNVPGFLEAFNSLLVSTPLEDWKDYLRWHLVHVATPSMPAAFVAEGFGFDDRVLRGLTQMPSRAERCQDLVDRDLGEAEGKLYVEAYFPESSRQRVLRLVGLLKQALREDIQTLPWMADATRRQALAKLDAIGVKIGHPETWRDYSALRIMRGDALGNAFRSLSFEFRRQVAKLGKPVDRGEFYELPQSVEGYHDSPLNEIVFTAGILQPPFFDPRMDDAVNFGIAGGVIGHELTHGFDDQGRKWDGQGNLRDWWTPEDAAQYQQRAACFVQEYSQFTAVDDLKVDGQLTLGENIADNGGLHLAYLALTADLAGKDLPGIDGFTPRQRFFLAWGQIRCANVTQARARSLARTDPHSPGRWRVNGVVSNMPEFAKAFHCPAGSPMVRKDPCRIW